ACACGTGGCCAGATGTGCTCATTATTTGCAAAAATACATAATGAGCTCCTGTTATGCACCAGCCAGAGTCCCAGATGCTAGGGTTAGTAGTGAGTTTATCATCTGATCAGTGGGTGTGTGCCTCTGAGTGTACAGAGAGGTCCAGGGTGGTGTGTGTTTGTGGAGGTGGGGGGCACTGATGGGGCCAGTGAGTGTATCTTCATGGAGGGAAGGGGGTTCCTGAGTAAGTGTAGGTGCTGAGCTGGCTGTGGAACATGCGCAGGAGTGGCCCAGGGAAGCTCGGCCGGGTGCCTTCCAACTGTCCTGGCTCTCAGGCCTGAGAAAGCAGGGGGCATTCTCCAGAGCCTTCCCGAGGTGTCCGGGCCACTTGCGGCTGAGgttactctcttctctctcctccgcAGAGCCAGAGGTGCTGGTGGGACCTGGCAGTCCCCGGCCAAGCCCACTGCTGCCGGATAGCTTGGAGAATGATTCTGCAGAGGCAGCAGAAGGTGAacaggagcctgaggcagaggcccTGGGCGGCACGAATTCTGAGCCAGGCACGCCACGAGCGGGGCGGTCAGCAATCCGTGCTGGGGGCTGTAGCCGTGCAGAGCGCTGTGTTGGGGTGCACATCTCAGACCCCTACAATGTCAACCTCCCACTACACATCACCTCCATCCTCAACGTGCCCCCAAATATCATCTCTAACGTCTCCTTGGCCAGACTCACCCGTGGCCTTGAGTGCCCCGCCCTACAGCCCCGGCcaagccctgcctctggccctgggcctggccctggccctggccccccaGGTGAGGACTCAGGGATCTCTCAGAACTGGGAGAAGGGGCTAGAACCCTAAGCTGAAGCTCTGGTGCCAGGGATCTGTCCTGGGGATGGCAGAGGCCTCGGGTCCCGGGCTTTGGATGGTCACCTTCAGCTGCCTTCCTGGATACCGGGTTGGAGGGATCTGGTAATATCACCAGGTTCTGTGGTTCATGGAGAGGGGATCTCTGGCATCCTTCAGGTCACTGATATACCCAAGAATGGGAGTCTGTGTCAGATATATACAGTAGGGATCACTAAGTACAAGGTGAGGATATACAATAGATGATGTTATAATAATAATGGTATTAATactaacagctaacatttactgaaggCTTACTATGTGCTGGGTGCCATGATTAGGACTTTGCAAGCATCAGCTTATTTCATTCTCTCCTAATCTTGTGACACAGTTATTGTTGCTTGCAGTAGGACAGGGGACCTAGGTTAAGCTATTTGTTATACATTTCAGTTGGAGGTGACCGAGCTAGGATCTTGGACAAATCTGAGtcttattttcctcatatttaaaataatgataaacatCCTACATTATAGAGCTGTTTTGTGGGGGTGAAATTAGATAAGGGGTTGTGAAAGGTACAGCGTGGTGCCTGGCACCTGGTAGGAGCTCAGCAAGGCAGCTATAAGCCAGGAGTCAGGGATACTGAGCTGAGAGGGTCAGCCACATGGAGTACCTAGGCTGGGAGGTTGGGCCTGAAATGGCAGTAATGATAGGAAGATCTGCATTGGAAAGGGTCAAGGCTGGTCTTGACCTTTGTGTTCCTGACACGTTTTCCTTCCAACAGATGAGAAGTTGGAGGCAAGTTCGGCCACAGGTCCCCTGGCTGACAGTGGCCCAGAGGACATGGCCCCTGCCCTGGAGGACTGCCTGTCCCAGGAGGTGCAGGATTCCTTCTCCTTCCTAGAGGACTCAAGCAGCTCAGAGCCTgagtgggtgggggtggaggacgGGGAGGTGGCCCAggcaggagcagcaggagcagccTTCTCCCCTGGGGAGGACGACCCTGGGATGGGCTACCTGGAGGAGCTCTTGCGAGTTGGGCCTCAGGTAAGGAGGAGCTGTGCTGGGTTTGAGGGTGGTGAGGAAGCCAGAGGGTGGACAGGGCCACCTGGTCCTGAGCTCCAGTGCTATGTCTGCAGGTGGAGGAGTTCTCCGTGGAGCCACCCCTAGATGACCTGTCCCTGGATGAGGCGCAGTTTGTCTTGGCCCCCAGCTGCTGTTCGCCGGACTCTGCTGCCCCCAGGCccgaaggagaagaggaaagtggGGAGGAAGTCTTCCTGAGTGCCTATGATGACCTAAGTCCCCTTCTGATGCCCAAACCCCCAACCTGGCAGGGTTCCAGAAGTCCGGAGGAAGAGACAGCAGGGTGTGGGAGACAGGAGGCTCCAgggcaggccgagggagaagatGCATGCTGCAAAGGAGGGGAGGCCAAGGAGGCTGACCCTGAGAACACATGGGCCCTcagggaggaggctgaggggaGTCCGGAGAGCGAGGGGGACGATGGAGAGACCGgcgaggaaggagggaaggctgCGGAAAGCCAAGAGATGATGGTCAGTttgagagaagggagtgggaaagagacagaggccaagggagaggagTCTAAAAGCCAGCAGGAGAATGAGAGTATGAAGGAAGCTCAGGATGtggagggaacagaaggagagcCGAGCAAAGGCAAGGAGACGGAAAGGaagactgagagagaggaagaggctcAGGAAGGCCAGGAAGGCCAGGTACGAGCCAGAAGCGACCCAGAGTGTGGGGTCCAGGAAAACCAAGTTGCTGAGGAGAGCTGGGAAGTTGTACACAAACAAGAGGCAGAAGAAGCCAGAGAGGATGAGGTTaaagggcaggaggggcagaaggaccaAGAGGTAAGAGAAGACCGAGGAGACGGTGAAGATCGCAGAAGCCCAGAagcagcagctggaggaggaggaggagaggtcaGCATGGACAGGGAGAGTGGGGATGGAGAGTCTGAGGGAGACCAGAGGGCTGGAGGTGACCATTTAGGAAAGGACTCCCCTCCTGAAGGGTCACACGCAGAGTCCCTGGAGACTGACAGTGCCAAAGGGGGCAATTCCCAGTCCTCTGAGGCAACCCCACAGCCACCCCAGCTAGAGGAGATGGAGCCTGAGGGGCAGCCCAGTCCAGAGGGCTGCAATCTGTGCCCCTGTCCTCTTGGCTCACCTAGCGGTGTGGGCATGCGCCTGGCTTCCTCCCTGGTTCAGGTCCAACAGATCCGCTCTGTGCCCGTGGTGCCCCCCAAACCACAATTTGCCAAGATGCCTAGTGCAATGTGTAGCAAGATCCATGTGGCACCTGCAAACCCATGCCCAAGGCCTGGTCGGCTCGATGGGACTCCTGGGGAAAGGGCTTGGGGGTCCAGAGCCTCCCGTTCCTCTTGGAGGAATGGAGGCAGTCTTTCTTTTGATGCTGCTGTGGCCCTGGCCCGGGATCGTCAGaggactgaggctcagggagttcGGCGGACCCAGACCTGTACTGGGGGTGGGGACTATAGCCTCATCCCCAGAACCTCCCCCTGTAGTATGATCCCTGCCTATTCTCCTCGGCCACTTAGCTGCCTGGAGCTCCCACCCGAAGACACAGAAGGGTCTGGACACCGGAGTCGGCATAGTCTGCCCCCCAGGGAACACCAGCCCCCTGACCCTCTTCTGTCCCCACAGCGCCGATCATATGCATTTGAAACACAGGCTACCCCTGGGAGAGGTGAGGAACTGTGAGAAGGACCATAGCACTGGGCAAAGAGGGTAGTAGGTGGTCTCCAATCTCGAGGATCCCAAACTAGCTGTCTCTTCTGCAGCCTGAGCAGCTGTAGTGCCCAACACCATAGGCTTTGACCCTCCAGCTTCTCTTCTTGACTGTGGGAAGCATTGCCTCAGTTGGTTTACCTGAGTTTGTTTCAGACACAAAGCACTTATCCCTTAGAATATTCCCAAGAAAGTCACCAAAACCCTGTTACCAGGGACTGGGGCCTTggtcaaaggaaacaaagagtaGGCGGAATACTTAAGAGGTTTCTCAACATGAAGAATGAAGAGGGAACTCTGCAAAGTGCCTGCCCTCCTCTGAGGCTGTGCACTTCCCTTCATGCAAGtccagggtggaggaggggaggaaagggccACATCAGAGCCTGTCACACACAAACACTTCTGAACTGCCCATCCTGACTCTACTCTTGGATTCCTCCAGACCCTCCTAGCTCTAGATTAGGAGGACCACGTCAAGGGGCTCGTTGAAGACCTCGGGCCTCAAATGCCGGACTGGCCCCCTTTCCAGCATCCCTACTGTCTGCCTCCAGTCCCCTTTAGGAAGAGAGGTCTTGTACGGATCTCCCTGGCTTCTCATTTTTCCTTCGGAATAACTTCCTCCTATTTCGGGGAAGGGGAGCGGCATAACTCAGGCCATGGGACTGCTTCTCCAGACAGGCTGGGGCTGCAGATTCTGTTCTAGTTAGAAGCAATGTCTCAGAATAAAAGTTATACTTTTATATGTAAACAGTGTGGAGTCTCATTATGCTTAATAGAGTCTTAGGTGATAGGGATCGCATTTTCACATTTGGCAAAACGTCCTTTCGCAGTTGTCTGGGTGCTCTTCCTCTGTCGTTGTCACGGAGACCTGTGGCTAGAAACTAGAGCTAGGTTCACGGTGGCCAGGAAACGAGGAAGAGAAACTGGTATTTACATAATGCTCGCTCTCTATCAGCACAGGCTGCGTACTCTACAAGCAAACAATCTGTGCCCTTGGTTTTAGTTACTCCACGTGACAATTCGCAAGGTTGGTACCGGGATCTCCATTTTCCGGAGAGGAGACCTGTACAGTGAGGTCAGTTAGGGAGGCTGATCAAGCAGGTTGCAGATCCGAGCGCGtctggctccagaggctaaactctTGTCATCACAGCACACTCCGGGTCTCCGGTGCCTCCACGGCTAAGTCTCAACCGAGAAGACTGGGAATCAAGGTCCTTCTCACAGCAGCGGAAAGCCTCGCAAAAACTGGAAGCTCTGGGCGTCTTTGGGTAGTAGCTGCAGACGCTAGTACAAAAGAGCCTACGCAGAACCGTCCTCCTCGCCAGTGGACGCCAAATCAGGGTCCTGGTCCAAGATGGCCTCCCAAGTAGCCCTTGTTAAAGATGGCGCCTCCGTCCGACGTCCTTCCCTCCATCGGAGCCAGCCTCGCTCCCTTCTACCAGTAAAAACGCCCTGTTCGGTAGGAAGAGGCTAGCACACATTAGTCGTCTGTCTTTCTTGCCGAAAGCGACGAAGTCTTCAATGTCCCTCTCGGGGGATCCCAGGAagttccttcttctcctccccggCGACATCCCCACCCATAGGCATCTTTCCGCCCCATCAGGAGGGAAGGACCGGAAGTGGGGCAGCTCAGAGGCTGAGGAGGCTGGGCGGGTCCAGAGAGATACTTCCGCCCCTCACCAACATGGCCGCAGGCCGGGAGTGCGCATGAGCAGCTGTCCATGGAGAGCTCGCCGAGTCCGGGAGAGGCAGAGCTCGGTCAGGGGAGATCCGCGGCCTCGGCGGCCTCGGCCGGTGAGTTCGGGCCCGGCCGCGAGTCGGGGGTCCGGAGGCCGGGTGGGCCCGTAGGCAGGGCAGCCTTGACTCCGCTCTCGTTTTCAGGCGGCGGGCCTCCCGGGGAGGAAGCCTTTGTTTTGAGGGAGGGGGCCGTGCCCGCTCCTCGCTCGCCCGCCCCCCTTTGTGGGCCGAGCGCTCTCCCCGCCCCCGAGCGCGCGCGTCCCCGCCCTCCTGCGCTGCCAGCCGCCGGCCGGGACCGCGAGCCCGCCGAGCCCCGCGCCCGTTCCTGGCCGCCGAGCGCAGCGCGGGGTCGCGGGGCGAGCGCGGCGGCCGCCCGGGCTCCCGGGCTCGCGGGCTCGCGGGCTCGCGCCTGCCGGCCGCGGGCCCTGCGGGGAGACGCCGCCCGCGCGGGCACGGTCGGGGCGCCGGGCTTCTTGGGGACTTGGTGGTTCCCCCTTTGTGTCCAGACTTAGCAGGGGCTCTCGCCGGGCCCTCCCGGCCCGAGCGCGCACGCCACGACTGCCCGGCCGCGTTTCCGTGTCGCATCCCCTAACGCCCAGGAAATGCTTCCGGATGTCCAGCTAAGATTGGAATAAGCGGCCTGACCCGGCTGCTGGGCGTCCTCCGAGGCCGCCCCCGGCTGACAGCTGTGGGCGGTAGAGACGCCTCCGGTGCCCGGCCGTCTCTCCCCTCGCCTCCTCCCGCGGTCAGCGCAGAAGCCTCGGGGGGCCGCTGCCTCCGGCGGTTGGAGGATGGACAGGTAGGTGGTCCCGCAGCGCTGGCGCTGCTTCCCCTTCGGGACTGGGATCTTCTGGCAGCGTGACTTCCTCCGGACAGTTtcactttcagttctttttcttttttccttttttgtttt
The window above is part of the Mustela nigripes isolate SB6536 chromosome 10, MUSNIG.SB6536, whole genome shotgun sequence genome. Proteins encoded here:
- the ARHGAP30 gene encoding rho GTPase-activating protein 30 isoform X2, which encodes MRHLVHMASFSAQTNMHARNLAIVWAPNLLRSKDIEASGFNGTAAFMEVRVQSIVVEFILTHVDQLFGGAALSGGEMESGWRSLPGARASASPEDLMPRSLPCHLPSILQAGDGPPQMRPYHTIIELAEHKRKGSLKVRKWRSIFNLGRSGHETKRKLPRGAEDREDKSDKGTLRPAKSMDSLSAAAGASDEPEVLVGPGSPRPSPLLPDSLENDSAEAAEGEQEPEAEALGGTNSEPGTPRAGRSAIRAGGCSRAERCVGVHISDPYNVNLPLHITSILNVPPNIISNVSLARLTRGLECPALQPRPSPASGPGPGPGPGPPDEKLEASSATGPLADSGPEDMAPALEDCLSQEVQDSFSFLEDSSSSEPEWVGVEDGEVAQAGAAGAAFSPGEDDPGMGYLEELLRVGPQVEEFSVEPPLDDLSLDEAQFVLAPSCCSPDSAAPRPEGEEESGEEVFLSAYDDLSPLLMPKPPTWQGSRSPEEETAGCGRQEAPGQAEGEDACCKGGEAKEADPENTWALREEAEGSPESEGDDGETGEEGGKAAESQEMMVSLREGSGKETEAKGEESKSQQENESMKEAQDVEGTEGEPSKGKETERKTEREEEAQEGQEGQVRARSDPECGVQENQVAEESWEVVHKQEAEEAREDEVKGQEGQKDQEVREDRGDGEDRRSPEAAAGGGGGEVSMDRESGDGESEGDQRAGGDHLGKDSPPEGSHAESLETDSAKGGNSQSSEATPQPPQLEEMEPEGQPSPEGCNLCPCPLGSPSGVGMRLASSLVQVQQIRSVPVVPPKPQFAKMPSAMCSKIHVAPANPCPRPGRLDGTPGERAWGSRASRSSWRNGGSLSFDAAVALARDRQRTEAQGVRRTQTCTGGGDYSLIPRTSPCSMIPAYSPRPLSCLELPPEDTEGSGHRSRHSLPPREHQPPDPLLSPQRRSYAFETQATPGRGEEL
- the ARHGAP30 gene encoding rho GTPase-activating protein 30 isoform X1 codes for the protein MKSRQKGKKKGSSKERVFGCDLQEQLQRSGQEVPQVLKSCAEFVEEYGVVDGIYRLSGVSSNIQKLRQEFEAERKPDLRKDVYLQDIHCVSSLCKAYFRELPDPLLTYRLYDKFADAVGVQLEPERLVKILEVLRELPVPNYRTLEFLMRHLVHMASFSAQTNMHARNLAIVWAPNLLRSKDIEASGFNGTAAFMEVRVQSIVVEFILTHVDQLFGGAALSGGEMESGWRSLPGARASASPEDLMPRSLPCHLPSILQAGDGPPQMRPYHTIIELAEHKRKGSLKVRKWRSIFNLGRSGHETKRKLPRGAEDREDKSDKGTLRPAKSMDSLSAAAGASDEPEVLVGPGSPRPSPLLPDSLENDSAEAAEGEQEPEAEALGGTNSEPGTPRAGRSAIRAGGCSRAERCVGVHISDPYNVNLPLHITSILNVPPNIISNVSLARLTRGLECPALQPRPSPASGPGPGPGPGPPDEKLEASSATGPLADSGPEDMAPALEDCLSQEVQDSFSFLEDSSSSEPEWVGVEDGEVAQAGAAGAAFSPGEDDPGMGYLEELLRVGPQVEEFSVEPPLDDLSLDEAQFVLAPSCCSPDSAAPRPEGEEESGEEVFLSAYDDLSPLLMPKPPTWQGSRSPEEETAGCGRQEAPGQAEGEDACCKGGEAKEADPENTWALREEAEGSPESEGDDGETGEEGGKAAESQEMMVSLREGSGKETEAKGEESKSQQENESMKEAQDVEGTEGEPSKGKETERKTEREEEAQEGQEGQVRARSDPECGVQENQVAEESWEVVHKQEAEEAREDEVKGQEGQKDQEVREDRGDGEDRRSPEAAAGGGGGEVSMDRESGDGESEGDQRAGGDHLGKDSPPEGSHAESLETDSAKGGNSQSSEATPQPPQLEEMEPEGQPSPEGCNLCPCPLGSPSGVGMRLASSLVQVQQIRSVPVVPPKPQFAKMPSAMCSKIHVAPANPCPRPGRLDGTPGERAWGSRASRSSWRNGGSLSFDAAVALARDRQRTEAQGVRRTQTCTGGGDYSLIPRTSPCSMIPAYSPRPLSCLELPPEDTEGSGHRSRHSLPPREHQPPDPLLSPQRRSYAFETQATPGRGEEL